The following proteins are encoded in a genomic region of Prochlorococcus marinus XMU1408:
- the larC gene encoding nickel pincer cofactor biosynthesis protein LarC, whose amino-acid sequence MKSIFFDCSLGISGDMLASALFDLGVPESVFFDNLEKLKIDNNYKINFDVRDSFGIKGISCTKTKIEFKELSRSFTFIKNFILASSLNDFVKKKSIKVFEILAQAEAVVHGNQISDIHFHELGSIDSIIDIINVCSAMDFLKPENIYFSSPPAGKGVVSTSHGLLPVPVPTVVEIAKQNKIPLMSLDDKYNGEITTPTGIALMAVFLDKLGQPDSINIKKIGIGLGHKNISRPNFLRVLLTDQNEGQIINNNNPTYENITFQEAWIDDSTPEDISILIERLRGAGAIDVICHSVDMKKNRKGVSIQAIVHSDNETLLREVWFNYSTTLGLRENKINRWILPRRMGKYKTKLGEINYKKAMRPNGQISIKIEHKDLSKISLNTGIPIEEIRHKVFMELSDLYELDNWSE is encoded by the coding sequence ATGAAATCGATTTTTTTTGATTGTAGTCTCGGAATTTCAGGCGATATGCTGGCATCAGCATTATTTGATTTGGGTGTTCCTGAATCTGTTTTCTTTGATAACTTAGAAAAATTAAAAATAGATAACAATTATAAGATAAATTTTGATGTCAGAGATAGCTTTGGAATTAAAGGGATTTCATGCACAAAAACCAAAATTGAATTTAAAGAATTATCGAGAAGCTTTACTTTTATAAAAAACTTTATTTTAGCTTCAAGCTTGAATGATTTTGTTAAAAAGAAATCAATTAAGGTTTTTGAAATTCTTGCACAAGCAGAAGCAGTTGTTCATGGTAATCAAATTTCAGATATCCATTTTCATGAACTAGGTTCAATCGATTCGATAATTGATATTATTAATGTATGCTCTGCGATGGATTTTTTAAAGCCAGAAAATATTTATTTTTCAAGCCCACCTGCAGGGAAAGGAGTTGTATCTACTTCTCATGGACTTCTACCTGTCCCTGTTCCTACCGTTGTAGAAATAGCGAAGCAAAATAAAATTCCTTTGATGTCGCTTGATGATAAATATAATGGAGAAATAACAACACCAACTGGTATAGCTTTAATGGCAGTGTTTTTAGATAAGCTTGGACAGCCAGATAGTATAAATATTAAAAAGATTGGTATAGGTTTAGGACATAAAAATATATCTAGGCCGAATTTTTTAAGAGTTCTTTTAACAGATCAAAATGAAGGCCAAATTATTAATAATAATAATCCTACTTATGAGAATATAACTTTTCAGGAAGCTTGGATTGATGATTCCACACCTGAAGATATTTCTATTTTAATTGAAAGATTAAGAGGAGCTGGAGCCATTGATGTTATATGTCATTCGGTTGATATGAAAAAGAATAGAAAAGGAGTAAGTATACAAGCTATTGTCCACTCTGATAATGAAACTTTATTGAGGGAAGTTTGGTTTAATTACAGTACAACTCTTGGACTAAGAGAAAATAAGATTAATCGTTGGATACTTCCTAGACGTATGGGAAAATACAAAACTAAGCTAGGTGAAATTAATTATAAAAAAGCAATGAGGCCAAATGGTCAGATTTCAATAAAAATAGAGCATAAGGATCTATCGAAAATAAGTTTAAATACTGGAATTCCAATAGAAG